One segment of Micromonospora parathelypteridis DNA contains the following:
- the cysS gene encoding cysteine--tRNA ligase produces MTLRLYDTATRSVRDFVPREAGKVGVYLCGLTLQSPPHIGHLRSGVNYDVLRRWLLAAGYEVTFIRNLTDIDDKILVKAGEQGRPFWSIAYANELLLAESYRALNVLPPTYEPRATGHIPEMHELITKLIADGHAYPATDGSGDVYFDVASWPAYGSLSGQSPDAMQSAGDAPDRGKRDPRDFALWKGAKPDEPADAYWPSPWGLGRPGWHIECSAMCWRYLGPEFDIHGGGLDLTFPHHENEIAQSQAAGLPFARFWVHHGLLSIGGAKMGKSAGNALDLAYVDSLGVRPVELRYYYAAAHYRSVIDYSEDSLRDSATAYRRIEGFVQRAAERVGVGQVGELPGGFVAAMNDDLNTSAALAVLQQHIRDGNTALSTGDDVTVRTTLAVVRAMLDILGIDPLSPAWTGGGRSDDLRAVVDSLIALALEQRAQARGRKDWAAADAVRDQLKLAGVVVEDTPQGPRWTIGEQD; encoded by the coding sequence GTGACGCTACGCCTGTATGACACTGCCACCCGATCGGTGCGGGACTTCGTCCCGCGGGAAGCCGGCAAGGTGGGGGTCTACCTGTGTGGTCTCACACTCCAGTCGCCGCCGCACATCGGTCACCTTCGCTCCGGCGTCAACTACGACGTCCTGCGTCGCTGGCTGCTGGCCGCCGGCTACGAGGTCACCTTCATTCGCAACCTGACCGACATCGACGACAAGATTCTGGTCAAGGCAGGCGAGCAGGGCCGACCGTTCTGGTCGATCGCGTACGCCAACGAGTTGCTCCTCGCCGAGTCCTACCGGGCACTGAACGTGCTGCCGCCCACCTATGAACCGCGCGCCACCGGACACATCCCGGAGATGCACGAGCTGATCACGAAGTTGATCGCCGACGGGCACGCGTACCCGGCCACCGACGGCTCCGGCGACGTCTACTTCGATGTGGCGTCCTGGCCGGCGTACGGGTCGCTGTCGGGTCAGTCCCCGGACGCGATGCAGTCCGCCGGGGACGCCCCCGACCGGGGCAAGCGGGACCCACGCGACTTCGCGCTCTGGAAGGGCGCCAAACCGGACGAGCCGGCGGACGCCTACTGGCCGTCGCCGTGGGGGCTGGGCCGCCCGGGTTGGCACATCGAGTGCTCGGCGATGTGCTGGCGGTATCTCGGCCCGGAGTTCGACATCCACGGCGGCGGGCTGGACCTGACGTTCCCGCACCACGAGAACGAGATCGCCCAGTCCCAGGCGGCCGGGTTGCCGTTCGCCCGCTTCTGGGTGCACCACGGGCTGCTCAGCATCGGCGGGGCCAAGATGGGCAAGTCCGCCGGCAACGCGCTCGACCTGGCATACGTGGACTCGCTCGGTGTGCGGCCAGTGGAGCTGCGTTACTACTACGCCGCCGCGCACTACCGCTCGGTGATCGACTACTCGGAGGATTCGCTGCGCGACTCGGCGACCGCGTACCGCCGGATCGAGGGTTTCGTGCAGCGGGCGGCCGAGCGGGTCGGTGTCGGGCAGGTCGGTGAGCTGCCTGGCGGCTTCGTCGCGGCGATGAACGACGACCTCAACACGTCCGCCGCACTGGCCGTGCTGCAACAGCACATCCGGGACGGCAACACCGCGCTGAGCACCGGCGACGATGTGACCGTCCGCACCACCCTGGCCGTGGTGCGGGCGATGCTGGATATCCTCGGGATCGACCCCCTCAGCCCGGCCTGGACCGGTGGCGGCCGCTCGGATGATCTGCGTGCCGTGGTGGACTCCCTGATCGCGCTGGCCCTGGAGCAGCGCGCGCAGGCCCGGGGCCGCAAGGACTGGGCTGCCGCCGACGCGGTACGTGACCAGCTCAAGCTGGCCGGTGTGGTGGTCGAGGACACCCCCCAGGGCCCCCGTTGGACTATTGGAGAGCAGGACTGA
- a CDS encoding IclR family transcriptional regulator, whose protein sequence is MDAIASAGEPPASPRTPADGVTGQANAVTGPGDAVTGQGDAVSGRVAETSQTLDRGLRLLHLVADAPAGLTVTEAANRLGIGRAAVYRLVGPLTGHGMLRRDGDGRLRLGAGLLHLARRAQPLLAEGALPALRRLAEQAGATAHLTVVEGGEGVALAVVEPSWTSFHVAYRAGARHPLDRGAAGRAILAGRAGVAEPISSSGELQAGAYGVAAPVLGVPGLEASVGVVALAPLDVDTIGPQVLAAAAAITTALS, encoded by the coding sequence GTGGATGCGATCGCAAGCGCCGGTGAGCCGCCGGCCAGCCCCAGAACCCCCGCCGACGGGGTTACCGGGCAGGCCAACGCGGTTACCGGGCCGGGCGATGCCGTTACCGGGCAGGGCGACGCGGTCTCGGGGCGGGTCGCGGAGACGTCGCAGACCCTCGACCGGGGGTTGCGGCTGTTGCACCTGGTTGCCGATGCCCCGGCCGGTCTGACCGTCACCGAGGCCGCGAACCGGCTCGGCATCGGTCGGGCCGCCGTCTACCGGCTGGTCGGCCCGCTGACCGGGCACGGCATGCTGCGCCGCGACGGCGACGGCCGGCTGCGCCTCGGCGCCGGGCTGCTGCACCTGGCCCGACGCGCCCAGCCGTTGCTCGCCGAGGGTGCGCTGCCCGCGCTACGCCGCCTCGCCGAGCAGGCCGGCGCGACCGCGCATCTGACCGTCGTCGAGGGTGGTGAGGGCGTCGCCCTGGCCGTTGTCGAGCCGAGCTGGACGTCGTTCCACGTCGCGTACCGGGCCGGGGCACGGCACCCACTGGACCGGGGGGCGGCGGGTCGAGCCATCCTGGCTGGTCGAGCCGGAGTGGCGGAGCCGATAAGCAGCAGCGGGGAGTTGCAGGCCGGGGCGTACGGGGTGGCCGCACCGGTGCTCGGCGTGCCTGGTCTGGAAGCCAGCGTCGGCGTGGTCGCGCTCGCCCCACTGGACGTCGACACGATCGGCCCCCAGGTGTTGGCCGCCGCCGCAGCCATCACCACCGCCCTCAGCTGA
- a CDS encoding DUF559 domain-containing protein has protein sequence MIRRGLVTRHQLRGSSWVRLRHDVYADARLDRDHELACHAAMLRLPPGAMIAGPSAAYLHGIEHAAGFDDDVHVLVPRVGRVDSQRGLRVHLAGADTPATPTNGVVADAQPSTSITAQLGAPTKPSLRRTDPSAAAWEAAAWLDPLRAVAIVDSLLASGLTTRAALTAVRTANADRPGGRRACWIFDLADPGAQSPPESQLRVRLVLGGIPRPVAQHPIQLAGGLVLHPDLAWPEFRVAVEYDGRWHADPEQLHRDRRRLNLLVGAGWLVLHVTSRRLQNDFPAVLSEVRSALISRGWRR, from the coding sequence GTGATCCGAAGAGGCCTGGTCACCAGACATCAGCTACGCGGATCGTCCTGGGTCCGCCTTCGCCACGACGTGTACGCCGACGCCCGCCTCGATCGTGACCACGAGCTTGCCTGCCACGCCGCGATGTTGCGGCTGCCGCCCGGAGCAATGATCGCTGGGCCTTCGGCGGCCTACCTGCACGGCATCGAGCATGCCGCCGGCTTCGACGATGACGTGCACGTTCTGGTGCCGAGGGTCGGCCGCGTCGACTCGCAACGCGGCCTGCGCGTGCACCTGGCCGGAGCCGACACCCCTGCCACCCCGACCAATGGTGTGGTTGCCGACGCGCAGCCATCCACCTCGATCACGGCTCAACTGGGCGCGCCGACCAAGCCCTCACTCCGCCGAACGGATCCGTCTGCGGCGGCGTGGGAGGCAGCAGCCTGGTTGGATCCGCTGCGGGCCGTCGCGATCGTCGACTCGCTGCTCGCGAGCGGCTTGACCACCCGGGCGGCCCTGACCGCCGTCCGCACCGCCAACGCGGACCGGCCGGGTGGCCGACGGGCGTGCTGGATCTTCGATCTGGCCGATCCGGGCGCGCAATCGCCGCCCGAGTCGCAGCTACGGGTACGTCTGGTGCTGGGCGGGATACCCCGGCCGGTTGCCCAACACCCGATCCAGTTGGCCGGTGGGCTCGTGCTCCACCCCGATCTGGCCTGGCCCGAGTTTCGGGTGGCCGTGGAGTACGACGGCCGATGGCACGCCGACCCCGAGCAACTGCACCGAGACCGTCGACGACTCAACCTCCTCGTCGGTGCGGGCTGGTTGGTGTTGCACGTGACCAGCCGACGGCTGCAGAACGACTTCCCGGCCGTGCTGAGCGAGGTCCGGTCGGCCCTGATCTCTCGCGGCTGGCGCCGTTGA
- a CDS encoding HAD family hydrolase, translating into MLTTVVFDADETLLDLRPAVTGGLVAVLDEMRRRTPAAARVTLAELDSDWDAVFGELNAAPVAEIRRAALTRSLARAGLEDHLDELAALFFARRFALTRPFADVPPALAALRSRYTLGFATNGNSRAERCGLAGEFAFEVYAHENGLPKKPAPDFYAAVVAVAGVSAGQIVYVGDSWEHDVVAPQRAGLRSVWLNRHGLPRPGGCTPDAEVSTMADLPTALADLGALRADLPTLS; encoded by the coding sequence GTGCTGACCACCGTGGTGTTCGACGCCGACGAAACCCTGCTGGATCTGCGTCCGGCGGTGACCGGCGGACTGGTGGCCGTCCTCGACGAGATGCGGCGGCGCACCCCGGCAGCGGCCCGGGTGACGCTCGCCGAGCTGGATTCGGACTGGGACGCGGTCTTCGGCGAGTTGAACGCCGCTCCGGTTGCCGAGATCCGCCGCGCCGCGCTGACCCGGTCGCTGGCTCGCGCCGGGCTGGAGGACCACCTGGACGAACTCGCCGCCCTCTTCTTCGCCCGCCGCTTCGCCCTCACCAGACCGTTTGCGGATGTGCCACCGGCGCTGGCCGCGCTGCGCTCCCGGTACACCCTCGGCTTCGCGACCAACGGCAACAGCCGTGCCGAACGGTGCGGGCTCGCCGGCGAGTTCGCCTTCGAGGTGTACGCCCACGAGAACGGCCTGCCCAAGAAACCGGCCCCGGATTTCTACGCGGCAGTGGTCGCGGTGGCCGGGGTGTCGGCCGGGCAGATCGTGTACGTCGGTGACTCGTGGGAGCACGACGTGGTGGCACCTCAGCGGGCCGGCCTGCGGTCGGTGTGGCTGAATCGGCACGGGTTGCCTCGTCCGGGTGGGTGCACGCCCGATGCGGAGGTGTCGACAATGGCCGATCTGCCGACCGCCCTCGCCGACCTGGGGGCGTTGCGAGCCGACCTGCCGACGCTGTCGTAG
- a CDS encoding EamA family transporter translates to MHSRPAAGAALALLSAVTFATSGTFARSLIDAGWSAEAAVIARVGIAALVLAIPALLSLRGKRQVLRSNATAIGLFGLLGVALAQVCFFNAVRYLPVGVALLLEYLGIILVVGWMWLRHGQRPRRLTVAGSVAALAGLTFVLDLAGTTDFHPVGVLWGLGAAFGLAGYFVLAGRVDPKLPSVAMASGGMAVGAAVLLLVGLTGLLPLHATFGEVTFAGQSTTWLLPIAGLALVAAVIAYLAGIAGTRILGPRLSSFVGLTEVVFAVLIAWLFLNELPTGWQLFGGALIVAGVALVRLDELRGTPSTSAPVSPEPALVLDGR, encoded by the coding sequence ATGCACTCACGACCTGCCGCCGGCGCCGCGTTGGCGCTGCTCTCCGCAGTCACCTTCGCCACCTCGGGCACCTTCGCACGATCGCTCATCGATGCGGGCTGGTCGGCGGAGGCCGCGGTGATCGCCCGGGTCGGCATCGCCGCCCTGGTGCTGGCGATCCCCGCCCTGCTGTCGCTGCGGGGAAAGAGGCAGGTGCTGCGGAGCAACGCAACGGCCATCGGGCTGTTCGGGCTCCTCGGGGTGGCGCTGGCCCAGGTCTGCTTCTTCAACGCGGTGCGCTACCTGCCGGTCGGTGTCGCGCTGCTGCTGGAGTACCTGGGCATCATCCTCGTCGTGGGCTGGATGTGGCTGCGGCACGGGCAGCGCCCCCGCCGGCTCACCGTGGCCGGATCGGTGGCCGCCCTGGCCGGGCTCACGTTCGTGCTGGACCTCGCCGGGACCACCGACTTCCACCCGGTGGGCGTGCTCTGGGGGCTGGGCGCGGCATTCGGCCTGGCCGGCTACTTCGTGCTCGCCGGCCGGGTCGATCCCAAGCTGCCCTCGGTCGCCATGGCCAGCGGGGGAATGGCCGTCGGCGCAGCCGTGCTGCTCCTCGTCGGGCTGACCGGTCTGCTGCCGCTGCACGCCACCTTCGGCGAGGTCACCTTCGCCGGACAGTCCACCACCTGGCTGTTGCCCATCGCCGGGCTCGCACTGGTGGCCGCCGTCATCGCGTACCTGGCCGGTATCGCCGGCACCCGGATCCTCGGCCCACGGCTGTCGTCGTTCGTCGGGCTGACCGAGGTGGTCTTCGCGGTGCTGATCGCCTGGCTGTTCCTGAACGAACTGCCCACCGGCTGGCAGCTGTTCGGCGGCGCGCTGATCGTCGCCGGGGTCGCACTGGTACGCCTCGACGAACTGCGCGGGACCCCGTCGACGTCCGCGCCGGTCTCGCCCGAGCCCGCGCTGGTGCTCGACGGTCGGTGA